One Streptococcus sp. zg-86 DNA window includes the following coding sequences:
- a CDS encoding metal ABC transporter ATP-binding protein encodes MRYITVEDLSFVYDQEPVLEHIHYHLDSGEFVTLTGENGAAKTTLIKATLGILKPRKGKVTISETSIAGKKLRMAYLPQQIASFNAGFPSTVYEFVKSGRYPRRGWFRRLTSHDEEHIRTSLESVGMWEHKDKRLGSLSGGQKQRAVIARMFASDPDIFILDEPTTGMDSGTKAAFYELMHHSAKKHGKSILMITHDADELRNYADRNIYLVRDQASPWRCFNVHDKEEGVRHG; translated from the coding sequence ATGAGATATATTACAGTAGAGGATCTATCGTTTGTATATGATCAAGAACCTGTTTTAGAACATATCCATTATCATCTAGATAGTGGAGAATTTGTGACGTTGACAGGTGAAAATGGAGCAGCAAAGACTACCTTAATCAAAGCTACTTTAGGTATTTTAAAGCCAAGGAAGGGAAAGGTCACGATTTCAGAGACAAGTATTGCTGGGAAAAAGTTAAGAATGGCTTATTTGCCTCAGCAGATTGCAAGTTTTAACGCTGGTTTCCCAAGTACAGTTTATGAATTTGTTAAATCAGGGCGCTATCCTCGACGAGGGTGGTTTCGACGATTGACAAGCCATGATGAGGAGCACATTCGGACGAGTTTAGAGTCTGTTGGGATGTGGGAGCACAAGGACAAGCGACTTGGTTCCTTGAGTGGTGGTCAGAAGCAACGGGCGGTGATTGCTCGCATGTTTGCATCAGATCCGGATATTTTTATTTTGGATGAACCGACAACAGGGATGGATAGTGGGACGAAGGCCGCTTTTTATGAGTTAATGCACCATAGTGCGAAAAAGCATGGGAAATCTATTTTGATGATTACACATGATGCGGATGAATTACGCAACTATGCTGACAGAAATATTTATCTTGTACGAGATCAAGCATCTCCTTGGCGTTGTTTTAATGTGCATGATAAGGAAGAGGGGGTAAGACATGGGTAA
- a CDS encoding zinc ABC transporter substrate-binding protein AdcA — MKKSLVAMMGLCLILLAACGSKPESAKKNLQIVTTFYPVYEFTKQVVGDEADVSLLVKAGTEPHDFEPSAKNIAEIQEADVFVYENENMETWVPDVLTSVDTKKVNVIKATEGMLLLPGGEEEEDHDHGEEGHHHEFDPHVWLSPERAVHLVEAIRDGLVAKYPDKKEVFEKNAAAYVQKLEALHANYQKTLSNAKQKYFVTQHTAFAYLALDYGLKQVSITGVSADQEPTPSRLAELTKYIKQYGIKYIYFEENASKAVAETLSKETGVELAVLNPLESLTDEDVKNGADYLSVMEENLKALEKTTSQTGPEIQPEAGEEATKTVYAGYFEDNAVKDRTLSDYVGEWQSVYPYLVDGTFNQVFDYKAKLSGQMTAEEYKTYYDKGYKTDVEQINITDDTMEFVVKGQSEKYTYKYVGYKILNYKKGNRGVRFLFEATEANAGRFKYVQFSDHNIAPVKTGHFHIYFGGESQEKLLEELDNWPTYYPDEMTGLEIGQEMLAH, encoded by the coding sequence ATGAAAAAATCTTTGGTAGCGATGATGGGACTCTGTCTCATTTTGTTAGCAGCATGTGGTTCCAAGCCAGAATCTGCTAAGAAGAATCTTCAAATTGTAACGACCTTTTATCCGGTCTATGAATTTACTAAACAAGTAGTAGGAGATGAGGCTGATGTTTCTCTCTTGGTAAAAGCAGGGACAGAACCACATGATTTTGAACCTTCAGCCAAGAATATTGCAGAAATTCAAGAAGCGGATGTTTTCGTCTACGAAAATGAAAATATGGAAACATGGGTACCAGATGTGTTGACATCTGTTGATACTAAAAAAGTCAATGTGATTAAGGCGACAGAAGGGATGCTTCTCTTACCTGGTGGTGAGGAAGAAGAGGATCATGATCATGGAGAAGAAGGTCATCATCATGAATTCGACCCTCATGTTTGGTTGTCACCAGAGCGAGCTGTTCATCTTGTAGAGGCGATTCGTGATGGTTTGGTTGCCAAATACCCAGACAAAAAAGAAGTATTTGAAAAGAATGCAGCTGCCTATGTGCAAAAATTAGAAGCGTTGCATGCAAATTATCAAAAGACCTTGTCAAATGCTAAACAGAAGTATTTTGTGACCCAACATACAGCCTTTGCCTATCTAGCATTGGATTATGGTTTAAAACAGGTATCTATTACAGGAGTATCTGCGGATCAAGAACCAACTCCGTCTCGTTTGGCAGAGTTGACGAAATATATCAAACAGTATGGGATTAAGTATATTTACTTTGAAGAAAATGCTTCAAAAGCGGTAGCTGAAACCCTGTCAAAAGAAACAGGTGTAGAATTAGCAGTTTTAAATCCATTGGAAAGTTTGACAGACGAGGATGTTAAGAATGGAGCAGATTATCTTTCTGTCATGGAAGAAAATTTGAAGGCTTTGGAAAAAACAACGAGTCAAACTGGGCCAGAGATTCAACCAGAAGCTGGGGAAGAAGCAACAAAGACAGTCTATGCAGGTTATTTTGAAGATAATGCTGTTAAAGACAGAACCTTGTCGGATTATGTGGGAGAATGGCAGTCCGTGTATCCGTATCTAGTTGATGGTACTTTTAATCAAGTCTTTGATTATAAGGCGAAATTAAGCGGTCAGATGACAGCAGAAGAATACAAGACTTATTATGACAAGGGCTATAAGACAGATGTTGAACAGATCAATATCACAGATGATACCATGGAGTTTGTCGTCAAGGGGCAGTCTGAAAAGTATACCTATAAATATGTTGGTTATAAAATCTTGAACTATAAGAAAGGAAATCGTGGTGTTCGTTTCTTATTTGAAGCGACCGAAGCCAATGCAGGACGTTTCAAGTATGTTCAGTTTAGTGACCACAATATTGCTCCGGTAAAAACAGGCCATTTCCATATCTACTTTGGCGGAGAGAGCCAAGAAAAATTATTGGAAGAATTGGATAATTGGCCAACCTATTATCCAGATGAGATGACAGGTCTTGAAATCGGTCAAGAAATGTTAGCGCATTAA
- a CDS encoding metal ABC transporter permease, whose product MGNVLDFSIFHYEFMQRAFLAIIAMSLFSPILGVFLILRRQSLMSDTLSHVSLAGVAFGLVLGISPTVSTILIVIIAAIFLEYLRTLYKSFMEIGTAILMSTGLAVSLIVMSRSGGKSSLSLEQYLFGSIVTINQEQVIALFAIAAVVLILTLLFLRPMYILTFDEDTAFVDGLPVRAMSIAFNVVTGVAIALMIPAAGALLVSTIMVLPASIALRLGKSFKMVIGIGMLTGFVGMLSGLFMSYYAETPASASITLIFIGIFLLVNLVNKWKR is encoded by the coding sequence ATGGGTAATGTGCTTGATTTCTCGATATTTCATTATGAATTTATGCAACGGGCCTTTCTAGCCATTATTGCAATGAGTTTATTTTCCCCAATATTGGGGGTGTTCCTGATTTTGCGTCGTCAGAGTTTGATGAGTGATACACTCAGTCACGTATCGTTAGCTGGGGTGGCTTTTGGACTTGTTTTGGGAATCTCCCCTACGGTTTCGACAATCTTGATCGTCATTATCGCAGCAATCTTTTTGGAATACTTACGAACCTTATATAAGAGTTTTATGGAGATTGGAACAGCTATTCTGATGTCAACCGGTCTTGCTGTTTCCTTGATTGTCATGAGTCGTTCGGGTGGTAAGAGTAGCTTGAGCCTAGAGCAATATTTGTTTGGATCAATCGTGACCATTAATCAAGAGCAGGTGATTGCCTTGTTTGCGATTGCAGCGGTTGTATTAATCTTAACCTTGCTCTTTTTAAGACCTATGTATATTTTGACCTTTGATGAAGATACAGCTTTTGTAGATGGCTTACCTGTTCGCGCTATGTCTATTGCCTTTAATGTGGTGACAGGGGTCGCTATTGCGCTCATGATTCCAGCAGCAGGGGCTTTACTGGTTTCAACGATTATGGTCTTGCCCGCTTCGATTGCCCTTCGCTTAGGCAAGAGTTTTAAAATGGTGATTGGAATTGGAATGCTGACTGGATTTGTTGGAATGCTTTCGGGCTTGTTTATGTCCTATTATGCGGAAACACCAGCCAGTGCCAGTATCACCTTGATTTTTATTGGGATATTCTTACTCGTCAATTTGGTTAATAAATGGAAAAGATAG
- the tyrS gene encoding tyrosine--tRNA ligase: MHIFDELKERGLVFQTTDEDALRKALEEGQVSYYSGYDPTADSLHLGHLVPILVCRHLQLAGHKPYPLVGGATGLIGDPSFKDAERSLQTKDTVDNWVKSIQAQLERFLDFENGDNKAVMTNNYDWFGRISFIDFLRDIGKYFTVNYMMSKESVKKRIETGISYTEFAYQIMQGFDFYELNRLYNVTLQIGGSDQWGNMTAGTELLRRKADKTGHVITVPLITDATGKKFGKSEGNAVWLNADKTSPYEMYQFWMNVMDADAIRFLKIFTFLPLDEIEEIRKQFEAAPHERLAQKILAREVVTLVHGEAAYQEALNITEQLFAGNIKNLSVKELKQGLRGVPNYTVTAEDDLNIVELLVTAGVVNSKRQAREDVQNGAIYINGDRVQDLDYVLTDADKLENELTVIRRGKKKYFVVTY; encoded by the coding sequence ATGCACATTTTTGATGAGCTAAAAGAACGTGGCTTGGTTTTTCAAACCACAGATGAAGATGCTTTGCGAAAAGCCCTAGAAGAAGGTCAAGTCTCTTATTATTCAGGCTACGATCCCACTGCCGACAGTCTACATTTAGGACATTTGGTCCCGATTCTCGTCTGCCGTCATTTGCAACTAGCTGGTCACAAACCCTACCCTCTTGTAGGAGGCGCGACTGGTTTAATCGGAGACCCTTCTTTCAAAGATGCCGAACGTAGCTTACAAACAAAAGATACAGTTGATAACTGGGTGAAAAGCATTCAAGCTCAACTAGAACGTTTCCTTGATTTTGAAAATGGAGACAATAAAGCTGTCATGACCAACAACTATGATTGGTTTGGGCGTATTAGTTTTATTGATTTCTTGCGCGACATCGGGAAATACTTCACCGTCAACTACATGATGAGCAAGGAATCCGTGAAAAAACGGATTGAAACAGGGATTTCCTATACAGAATTTGCCTACCAAATCATGCAAGGTTTCGACTTCTATGAACTCAATCGCTTGTATAACGTTACTCTCCAAATTGGCGGAAGTGACCAATGGGGGAATATGACTGCTGGAACTGAATTGCTACGCCGTAAGGCAGACAAGACTGGCCATGTCATTACTGTTCCACTCATTACTGATGCGACTGGTAAAAAATTTGGAAAATCTGAAGGAAATGCTGTTTGGCTCAATGCTGATAAGACATCGCCGTACGAAATGTACCAATTCTGGATGAATGTTATGGATGCCGATGCCATTCGTTTCTTGAAAATTTTCACCTTCTTACCACTTGACGAAATTGAAGAAATCCGAAAACAATTTGAAGCAGCACCTCATGAGCGTTTAGCCCAAAAAATCCTAGCTCGTGAAGTCGTAACCTTGGTCCACGGTGAAGCAGCTTATCAAGAAGCGCTGAACATTACCGAACAACTGTTTGCAGGAAATATCAAAAACCTTTCTGTCAAAGAGCTCAAACAAGGGCTTCGTGGCGTACCAAACTACACCGTAACAGCAGAGGATGACCTCAACATTGTTGAACTCCTTGTGACTGCAGGCGTTGTGAATTCTAAGCGTCAAGCTCGTGAAGATGTTCAAAATGGTGCGATTTACATTAACGGAGACCGTGTACAGGATCTTGACTATGTATTGACAGATGCTGACAAACTCGAAAACGAATTGACTGTTATCCGCCGTGGAAAGAAAAAGTATTTCGTTGTTACCTATTAA
- a CDS encoding HIT family protein: MTCIFCHDISEEAILYQSRHFKLVWDIDPIQTGHLLIISKDHFTSLSELPLPLLHELAELEQEVITLMEETLPIDGVTLARNDKNLMDEGTHFHSHLIPRQKEDGFWDRIEVQKQIIPLETFVHQLNTNKYSGLRKE; encoded by the coding sequence ATGACTTGTATCTTTTGTCACGATATTTCAGAGGAAGCCATTCTGTATCAAAGCAGACATTTCAAACTAGTTTGGGATATAGACCCCATTCAGACAGGGCACCTCTTGATAATCAGTAAAGACCATTTTACCAGCCTGTCTGAACTCCCCTTGCCCCTTCTTCATGAGCTAGCAGAGTTAGAGCAAGAGGTGATCACTCTTATGGAGGAGACACTCCCCATTGACGGTGTCACTCTTGCACGCAATGACAAAAATCTAATGGACGAGGGGACACATTTTCATTCCCATCTTATCCCACGGCAAAAAGAGGACGGTTTTTGGGATAGGATTGAAGTTCAGAAACAAATCATACCGCTAGAAACCTTCGTTCACCAACTAAATACTAACAAATATAGTGGATTGAGAAAGGAATAG
- a CDS encoding heavy-metal-associated domain-containing protein — translation MQKIKLDNLSCQNCVRHVKEHFQAMSGVEEVSIDLTHQIATVATSVSHTLSDYQASLADTVYEAVEIVN, via the coding sequence ATGCAAAAAATTAAGTTAGACAATCTATCGTGCCAAAATTGTGTCAGACACGTAAAGGAGCATTTTCAGGCCATGTCCGGTGTAGAGGAAGTATCGATTGATTTAACACACCAAATCGCAACAGTCGCGACAAGCGTTAGCCATACGCTATCCGATTATCAAGCAAGCCTTGCTGATACGGTTTATGAAGCAGTTGAGATAGTGAATTAA
- a CDS encoding zinc-dependent MarR family transcriptional regulator: MEQLAHQIDRSLHEIILSSENQLEILVGTCQSEMHLTNTQEHILMLIENNAFTNKEIAKQLNVSQAAITKAIKALIAQDLLVAVRDGRDARIVRYSLTDVAKPIAAEHAHHHAHTLTSYEELVSHYSEEEQVIIGRFLTDLVKKIRKEV, from the coding sequence ATGGAACAATTAGCTCATCAGATTGATCGGAGTTTACATGAGATTATACTGAGTTCGGAGAATCAGTTAGAGATTTTAGTGGGGACTTGTCAAAGTGAAATGCATTTGACGAACACTCAAGAGCACATCTTGATGTTGATTGAAAATAATGCGTTTACGAATAAGGAAATCGCAAAACAATTGAATGTGAGTCAGGCTGCCATTACAAAGGCGATTAAGGCCTTGATTGCTCAAGACTTATTAGTAGCTGTTCGGGATGGTCGCGATGCGAGAATTGTACGATATAGCTTGACGGATGTAGCTAAGCCAATTGCTGCAGAACATGCACATCACCATGCTCATACGTTAACCTCTTATGAAGAATTAGTTAGTCATTATTCAGAAGAAGAGCAAGTGATTATTGGTCGTTTTTTGACTGATTTAGTAAAAAAGATTCGGAAGGAAGTATGA
- a CDS encoding CopY/TcrY family copper transport repressor: MEQMISAAEWQVMRVIWAHPGYTSSQIISALQEGFDWQVSTVKTLLGRLRKKSYLKMEKVSGQYYYYPLVEEKEHVQLQLQLLLNTMCSTKHGELVGQLLEMGEFSCSDLRSLGERIAQQESSAPEQIACHCLAGQCTCHHHKENTHAKN, from the coding sequence ATGGAACAAATGATATCAGCTGCAGAATGGCAGGTGATGCGTGTGATTTGGGCTCATCCAGGGTATACCTCGAGTCAGATTATCTCGGCTTTACAAGAAGGATTTGATTGGCAGGTTTCGACTGTTAAGACGCTCTTAGGTCGGTTGCGGAAAAAATCTTATTTGAAGATGGAAAAAGTGAGTGGCCAGTATTACTATTATCCTTTAGTAGAGGAAAAAGAGCATGTGCAGCTACAGCTTCAACTGTTACTGAATACGATGTGTTCTACCAAGCACGGTGAGTTGGTTGGCCAGCTCTTAGAAATGGGAGAATTTTCGTGTTCAGATTTGCGGAGCTTAGGAGAACGAATCGCACAACAAGAATCATCAGCACCTGAACAGATTGCCTGTCATTGTTTAGCAGGTCAGTGTACTTGTCATCATCATAAGGAGAATACCCATGCAAAAAATTAA